The following coding sequences lie in one Thioalkalivibrio sp. XN279 genomic window:
- a CDS encoding LysR family transcriptional regulator, with protein MPVNPRFSLRGLRSFCVAARYGSFRTAAEELHITASAVSHQIKNLEEMLGEQLFERGGRELKLSSVGAQLYEDVTPLIEQLDAMVARYKKAPERSSIRISVQPFFASEYFIPRLHDFTATHPTIDIKVGTSDESAERHPGDADLSIRLFRTPPADMRSDLLFPLTMAPAGSPEFQRSMVVKGGKICSDFPIIVHETYPNAWKQWSEAAGIELPDNQKVTRLDSMIAVVRAAQRGIGAALVPIPIGNLWFEEGSVVRLFDKELVANVSYYLVGPEGDASLERFRSWILQTFVTAR; from the coding sequence ATGCCCGTCAATCCGCGGTTTTCCCTGCGCGGGCTGCGCTCCTTCTGTGTGGCCGCGCGCTACGGTAGCTTCCGCACTGCAGCCGAGGAGCTGCACATCACGGCTTCGGCGGTCAGCCACCAGATCAAGAACCTGGAGGAAATGCTCGGCGAGCAGCTGTTCGAACGTGGCGGTCGCGAGCTGAAGCTGTCGAGCGTCGGCGCCCAGCTGTACGAAGACGTGACCCCGCTGATCGAGCAACTCGACGCCATGGTTGCGCGTTACAAGAAGGCCCCGGAGCGCAGTTCGATCCGGATTTCGGTACAGCCGTTCTTTGCCAGCGAGTATTTCATACCGCGGCTGCATGACTTCACGGCGACGCATCCGACGATCGACATCAAGGTGGGCACCAGCGACGAGAGCGCGGAGAGGCACCCGGGCGACGCCGACCTCTCCATACGCCTGTTCCGGACACCGCCCGCCGACATGCGCTCGGACCTGCTCTTTCCGCTGACGATGGCGCCGGCCGGCTCGCCGGAGTTCCAGCGCAGTATGGTGGTTAAAGGCGGCAAGATCTGCAGCGACTTCCCGATCATTGTCCACGAGACCTACCCGAACGCGTGGAAGCAATGGTCGGAAGCGGCGGGGATCGAGTTGCCTGACAACCAGAAAGTGACCCGCCTCGACTCGATGATCGCGGTGGTGCGCGCGGCACAGCGCGGGATCGGTGCGGCGCTGGTGCCGATCCCGATCGGCAACCTGTGGTTCGAGGAGGGGAGCGTGGTGCGCCTGTTCGATAAGGAGCTGGTCGCCAACGTCAGTTACTACCTGGTCGGACCGGAAGGCGATGCATCCCTGGAACGGTTCCGTTCCTGGATCCTCCAGACCTTCGTGACTGCGCGCTGA
- a CDS encoding glycoside hydrolase family 3 N-terminal domain-containing protein — MNSASPKPTSDAVPIAQQVQLLLEKMTLAEKIGQMWQRNASEGHPADYLREDLRAGRVGAVINVVDVSVVNELQRIAVEESRLGIPLLVGRDVIHGFRTIMPLPLGLAATWNPALVSECARVSAHEAATAGINWTFAPMIDIARDPRWGRIAESFGEDVFLTSRLAEAMVHGFQDVDLSAPGAIAACAKHFAGYGAAESGRDYATTSIPEIELRNVYFPPFEAAVAAGVSTLMPSFCDLNGVPATGNEFLLRQVLRDEWGFAGVIVSDWDSVRQLSIHGLTEDDARSAQSAVLAGVDMEMEGDAYRNHLADLVEQGRVGMDLLDSAVARILDLKFRLGLFDNPYTDPADFPPLLDGTALETARRAALQSIVLLRNRDGTLPLCSERLRSVAVIGPLADAPHEQLGTWTFDGLAADTVTPLQSLRTLLGAGTELRHVPAMAHSRSRAGPEFEDAFAATRDADATIVFLGEEAILSGEAHSRADIGLPGDQVDLVRRLRRAGKPLVAVIMAGRPLTLTDIVDEVDALLFAWHPGTMGGPAIADLLFGRESPSGKLPATFPRMVGQVPIYYSQKNTGKPPTPDQVVHIDAIDPYAPQTSLGMTAFHLDAGYRPLFPFGFGLSYADFRYSDIRLDADEIRVGETLGVSVQLANHGAVAADEVVQLYVRDLVGSATRPVRELKGFRRVRVEPGESVQVKFDLHTEHLAFFGRAMRRMTEPGEFHAWIGGSSDADLGVSFRVLGAD, encoded by the coding sequence ATGAACTCTGCCAGCCCGAAGCCAACAAGCGATGCCGTGCCGATCGCGCAGCAAGTCCAGTTGTTGCTTGAAAAAATGACCCTGGCCGAGAAGATCGGCCAGATGTGGCAGCGCAATGCGAGCGAGGGACATCCGGCGGACTATCTCCGCGAAGACCTGCGTGCCGGACGGGTCGGGGCCGTGATCAACGTGGTCGACGTGAGCGTGGTCAATGAACTGCAGCGCATCGCCGTGGAGGAGAGCCGGCTCGGCATTCCGTTACTGGTCGGCCGCGACGTGATTCACGGCTTCAGGACCATCATGCCCCTGCCCCTGGGACTGGCCGCGACCTGGAATCCTGCCTTGGTCTCGGAGTGCGCCCGGGTGTCCGCTCACGAAGCCGCGACCGCCGGCATCAACTGGACCTTCGCCCCCATGATCGACATCGCACGCGATCCGCGCTGGGGCCGTATTGCGGAGAGTTTTGGCGAGGACGTCTTTCTCACCAGCCGCCTGGCCGAGGCGATGGTGCATGGGTTCCAGGATGTCGATCTCTCGGCGCCAGGCGCGATCGCGGCGTGCGCCAAGCATTTCGCGGGCTACGGTGCGGCGGAGAGCGGACGCGACTACGCCACCACGAGCATCCCCGAGATCGAGCTGCGCAACGTCTATTTCCCTCCGTTCGAGGCCGCAGTGGCTGCGGGCGTGTCCACCTTGATGCCTTCGTTCTGCGATCTGAATGGCGTGCCGGCCACAGGTAACGAGTTCCTGCTGCGCCAGGTGCTGCGTGACGAATGGGGTTTCGCGGGCGTGATCGTCAGCGACTGGGACTCCGTACGCCAGCTCAGCATCCACGGATTGACCGAGGACGATGCCCGGTCGGCCCAGTCCGCAGTGCTGGCCGGCGTCGACATGGAAATGGAGGGGGACGCTTACCGCAACCACCTCGCCGACCTCGTCGAGCAGGGTCGGGTCGGCATGGATCTTCTCGATAGTGCCGTGGCCCGCATACTGGACCTCAAGTTCCGCCTCGGTTTGTTCGATAATCCTTACACTGATCCAGCGGATTTCCCGCCGTTGCTCGACGGGACTGCGCTGGAGACGGCGCGGCGCGCGGCTCTGCAGAGCATCGTCCTGCTGCGGAATAGGGACGGCACGCTGCCCTTGTGCAGTGAGCGCCTGCGCTCGGTGGCCGTGATCGGCCCGCTGGCTGACGCGCCGCATGAACAGCTCGGGACCTGGACCTTTGACGGCCTTGCGGCCGACACCGTCACGCCCCTGCAGTCACTCCGCACGCTGCTAGGCGCGGGAACCGAGTTACGTCATGTGCCGGCCATGGCCCACTCGCGCAGCCGGGCCGGTCCGGAGTTCGAGGATGCCTTCGCGGCTACGCGCGACGCGGACGCCACCATCGTCTTCCTGGGCGAGGAGGCGATCCTCTCCGGCGAGGCCCATTCCCGTGCCGACATCGGCCTGCCGGGCGACCAGGTCGACCTCGTGCGGCGCCTGCGGCGGGCCGGCAAGCCGCTGGTGGCCGTGATCATGGCCGGCCGGCCCCTGACCTTGACCGACATCGTGGATGAGGTGGACGCCCTGTTGTTCGCATGGCACCCGGGCACTATGGGCGGGCCGGCCATCGCCGACCTGCTGTTCGGCCGCGAATCGCCATCGGGCAAGCTCCCGGCCACGTTCCCGCGCATGGTCGGCCAGGTGCCCATCTATTACAGCCAGAAGAATACCGGCAAGCCGCCGACGCCGGACCAGGTGGTGCACATCGACGCCATCGACCCGTACGCGCCCCAGACGTCGCTGGGCATGACCGCCTTCCACCTCGATGCGGGCTACCGTCCGCTGTTTCCGTTCGGCTTCGGGCTGTCCTACGCGGATTTCCGCTACTCGGACATCCGGCTCGACGCCGACGAGATCCGGGTCGGGGAAACCCTGGGCGTCAGTGTCCAGCTGGCCAATCACGGCGCGGTCGCGGCCGACGAGGTGGTCCAGCTCTATGTGCGCGACCTGGTGGGCAGCGCGACCCGGCCGGTGCGCGAGCTGAAAGGCTTCCGGCGCGTCAGGGTCGAGCCGGGGGAGTCGGTGCAGGTGAAGTTCGACCTGCACACCGAGCACCTCGCTTTCTTCGGGCGCGCAATGCGGCGCATGACCGAGCCCGGAGAGTTCCACGCCTGGATTGGCGGCAGTTCAGATGCCGACCTTGGGGTCAGTTTCCGCGTGCTGGGAGCAGATTGA
- a CDS encoding glycosyl hydrolase family 17 protein: MSDEAYSYLLAGEPIAIAYSGFREGQHPDRGNGAVNPSRAEILEDLQILVAHDLRLIRLYDTGENALVTLELIREHALPIKVLQGIWLNAEISNHEGCPWLDEPIPEEELAANVLRNQDEIQRGIDLARQFADIVVAVNVGNEALVSWNDHMVPVERVIAYVRQVKAAIEQPVTVADNYEWWAEDGAALAVEVDFLGVHTYPVWEGKPIEEGLSYTIENIERVRNALPGHPIAILEAGWATVAEEFPAQANVANQVRYLRELTEWARAKQMTVFIFEAFDEPWKGDPSRPLGAEKHWGMFNVDRTPKYPIDQAIAPPKD, from the coding sequence ATGAGCGACGAGGCCTATTCTTACCTGCTGGCCGGTGAACCCATCGCCATCGCCTATTCAGGGTTTCGCGAGGGGCAGCATCCGGACCGTGGCAACGGCGCGGTGAATCCCTCCAGGGCAGAAATCCTCGAAGACCTGCAGATCCTGGTGGCGCATGACCTGCGCCTGATCCGGCTCTACGACACGGGTGAGAATGCCCTGGTGACACTGGAACTCATCCGGGAGCACGCACTGCCGATCAAGGTGCTGCAAGGTATCTGGCTGAATGCCGAGATCAGCAACCACGAGGGTTGCCCGTGGCTGGACGAGCCCATCCCGGAGGAAGAACTTGCGGCGAACGTGCTGCGCAACCAGGACGAGATCCAGCGTGGCATCGACCTGGCACGCCAGTTCGCGGACATCGTGGTGGCCGTAAACGTCGGCAACGAGGCCCTGGTGAGCTGGAACGATCACATGGTCCCGGTGGAGCGTGTCATCGCCTACGTGCGCCAGGTCAAGGCGGCGATCGAGCAGCCGGTGACCGTCGCCGACAACTATGAATGGTGGGCGGAGGACGGCGCCGCACTGGCGGTCGAAGTCGATTTCCTCGGCGTGCATACCTACCCGGTATGGGAAGGCAAGCCGATCGAGGAGGGGCTCTCCTACACCATCGAGAATATCGAGCGGGTGCGCAACGCCTTGCCCGGGCATCCCATCGCCATCCTCGAGGCGGGCTGGGCCACGGTGGCGGAAGAGTTCCCAGCACAGGCCAACGTGGCAAACCAGGTCAGATACCTGCGCGAGCTCACCGAGTGGGCGCGCGCCAAGCAGATGACGGTGTTTATCTTCGAAGCCTTCGACGAGCCATGGAAGGGCGACCCGAGCCGACCGCTTGGTGCGGAAAAGCACTGGGGCATGTTCAACGTGGACCGGACGCCCAAGTACCCGATCGACCAGGCGATTGCGCCGCCAAAAGACTGA